From Geobacter sp., one genomic window encodes:
- a CDS encoding CxxxxCH/CxxCH domain-containing protein, whose product MNCWHKNVHVLLRLLTLATIVALPVLLAASAHATLLCQDCHGTRTPADIRPLDDGYQRNPYTGGFIGNHRTHIPAQATAASCEPCHPGSSTYDINHRNGLITLRADLNQSLLRTVYGPYSSSTSFPQTSMPQPSSCSNVNCHFERPFTLPWGSTPLANDTSADCSACHQAPPTDGSHGKKHGDYFGTGFDSCSHCHVDHRQDLDPHQHALDAGKRGIQLRFSSLPTGPWQYSGDVSYPAYLPSHNPPRNGSCINIYCHSDGQGRNAAETPTWSSSTTTTCISCHNGQGADNTQANCTTAGGVWDTDKGLCTPFLNMTSNGHGRLVGPQWIRKYPCTYCHNETVAPVRDANGGVSDGAILYGKHVNRQKDVVMDQKWAIVGKNPPSYDLATKVCDNVYCHSDGTNDPEQIRPFAWTERKTNCNTCHGHPQGSCSSAGCHDGRPRDGGGYWTLPERFGNVSSYTWPAGEEWKAAIPMFANAGAGTDRANSHSRHTDTEFTCDHCHASTTINGLCTDCHTDGLPPGSMTEVSHLNGAYHVNKTKDVVFKNGGSYDISAKVCRNTECHSGSDPVWGESVTRTVICLSCHGTSGVDIDDFEAFNGNKGKINLNEWRATGHGRQTADGPYPASGNPPANFPGNPCWYCHDNTILHKDAGNPYRLRIHQQFSQRFFKECGYCHMEGIDSECLGCHYSAESLALQLSAPQVMTAHNDRLITSGCRAASCHDSDATTHNSGSPFWSKAQNEDVRSQYLMMGVCLKCHDDDSGGKCTECHTAPPENPMKYSLGFDPGTGYIKPQKAIASSVHFGYKHYRAYQANGVWKGGKFCWDCHDPHGDSNIYMVQKKVATSTDGKFGKPLSRADVSFTRKQTGLDYARIETPYDGICNVCHSFESKHFTYRSGDNHNTGRICTTCHEHRFTDSHADKQACNSCHNNKPVPRHSGFGLPKDCTKCHGGAIGMRMDVMGQFRANSHHVQGVEISNKHCYACHWESTPEGLIDVRYHEGFNFKNYSTIKFAKVDLTIWGANQRPVYYSMTTAVTFTASNMMQDTGVARAEAAKLNNHCISCHSDQNNDSTPFSDCKTPREYAWDSRSIEARYNRPETTTWGKYNSTSYSTANKKDKVIKAFSAHGNAVANQGGFKNFSGFDGVIPNTRGGANNVTCFDCHSSHGSKVTGISSSYVTFNGTRNGANLKETQAGKGGYSMSYKASSNQDTGTVNPYSAGAGQCFDCHLTQNAGTTPWGYQSTFGASAPIMAYTDTLRFGQGVKAMTARYPYRDAKKTIVGGHLKASAMLNYTTAASDRINGLCTPCHDPHGVSPGIGANQEYAVPLLKGTWLSSPFRDDTPPPNPTGANSTAISWGKAGGYSPSTPPVTNYRLERNTFSNKRLNETDAQFAGLCIRCHKKEKLTDGINKNTAFKSLDRIHESVSGWGANSEHSFSCSKCHQPHNSGLPRLMQTNCLNFNHRGFRSSGGQAVMADTVDSRAHSRASQHRGYPVANILGNSATSEAATSCHASAPLNTGTWPSNNLWNNVTPW is encoded by the coding sequence ATGAATTGCTGGCATAAGAACGTGCACGTATTGCTCCGGCTTCTCACCCTCGCCACGATCGTGGCATTGCCGGTTCTCCTTGCCGCTTCCGCCCACGCCACTCTCCTCTGCCAGGATTGCCACGGCACAAGAACCCCTGCCGACATCAGGCCACTAGACGACGGTTACCAGCGCAACCCCTACACGGGCGGCTTCATCGGCAACCATCGCACCCATATCCCCGCCCAGGCCACGGCAGCTTCCTGCGAACCCTGCCATCCGGGCAGCTCGACCTACGACATCAATCACCGTAATGGCCTCATCACGCTCAGGGCCGACCTCAATCAATCCCTGCTGCGAACGGTCTATGGCCCCTATTCCTCATCCACCTCCTTCCCGCAGACATCGATGCCGCAGCCGAGTTCCTGCAGCAACGTCAACTGCCACTTCGAACGGCCGTTCACACTTCCCTGGGGGAGCACCCCCCTTGCCAACGACACGTCCGCAGACTGTTCTGCCTGCCACCAGGCGCCGCCGACAGACGGATCGCACGGCAAAAAGCACGGCGACTACTTCGGCACCGGTTTCGACAGCTGCTCGCACTGCCATGTCGACCACCGGCAAGACCTCGATCCTCACCAGCATGCGCTCGACGCAGGCAAACGCGGCATCCAGCTCCGCTTCTCCAGCCTCCCCACCGGGCCGTGGCAGTACAGCGGCGACGTGAGCTACCCCGCCTACCTCCCGAGCCATAACCCTCCCCGGAACGGCTCCTGCATCAATATCTACTGCCACAGCGACGGCCAGGGAAGGAATGCGGCAGAGACGCCGACCTGGTCGTCCAGCACAACAACCACCTGCATCTCCTGCCACAACGGGCAGGGAGCGGACAATACCCAGGCAAACTGCACCACTGCCGGAGGGGTCTGGGATACGGACAAGGGGCTCTGCACCCCCTTCCTCAACATGACCTCCAACGGTCACGGCAGACTGGTCGGCCCGCAGTGGATAAGGAAATACCCCTGCACCTACTGCCACAACGAGACAGTGGCTCCGGTCAGGGATGCCAACGGCGGCGTGAGCGACGGCGCCATCCTGTACGGCAAGCACGTGAACCGGCAGAAGGACGTGGTGATGGACCAGAAATGGGCCATCGTCGGCAAGAATCCTCCCTCCTACGACCTGGCCACCAAGGTGTGCGACAACGTCTATTGCCATAGCGACGGTACGAACGACCCGGAGCAGATCCGCCCCTTTGCCTGGACCGAGCGGAAGACAAACTGCAACACCTGCCACGGCCACCCGCAGGGGAGCTGCAGCAGCGCGGGATGCCACGACGGCCGGCCCAGAGATGGCGGCGGATACTGGACCCTGCCCGAGCGGTTCGGGAATGTCTCCTCCTACACCTGGCCCGCCGGCGAGGAGTGGAAGGCAGCCATACCGATGTTCGCCAATGCCGGAGCGGGAACGGACCGCGCCAACTCGCACAGCCGCCATACCGACACGGAGTTCACCTGCGATCACTGCCATGCATCGACCACCATCAACGGGCTCTGCACCGACTGCCACACGGATGGCCTTCCGCCGGGGAGCATGACCGAGGTTTCGCACTTAAACGGCGCCTATCACGTCAACAAGACCAAGGACGTGGTCTTCAAGAACGGCGGCTCGTACGACATTTCGGCCAAGGTCTGCAGAAACACCGAATGCCACAGCGGCAGCGACCCGGTCTGGGGTGAATCGGTGACGCGTACCGTCATCTGCCTGAGCTGCCACGGCACCTCCGGAGTCGACATCGACGACTTCGAGGCCTTTAATGGCAACAAGGGGAAGATCAACCTGAACGAGTGGCGGGCAACCGGCCATGGCCGCCAGACCGCGGACGGCCCCTACCCCGCCAGCGGGAATCCCCCGGCCAACTTCCCCGGCAACCCCTGTTGGTACTGCCATGACAACACCATCCTGCATAAGGACGCCGGCAACCCTTACCGTCTGCGCATCCACCAGCAGTTCAGCCAACGGTTTTTCAAGGAATGCGGCTACTGCCACATGGAGGGTATCGACAGCGAATGCCTTGGTTGCCACTACTCCGCGGAATCCCTTGCGCTGCAGCTCTCTGCGCCGCAGGTGATGACGGCGCACAACGACCGGCTGATCACCTCCGGCTGCCGCGCGGCATCCTGCCACGACAGCGACGCAACCACTCACAACAGCGGCTCGCCGTTCTGGAGCAAGGCGCAGAACGAGGATGTCCGGAGCCAGTACCTAATGATGGGGGTCTGTCTCAAATGCCACGACGACGACAGCGGCGGCAAATGCACCGAGTGCCACACCGCCCCCCCGGAAAACCCGATGAAGTACTCCCTCGGCTTTGACCCCGGCACCGGCTACATCAAGCCGCAAAAGGCCATAGCCTCGTCCGTCCACTTCGGCTACAAGCACTACCGCGCCTACCAGGCAAACGGCGTCTGGAAAGGGGGCAAGTTCTGCTGGGACTGCCACGACCCCCACGGCGACAGCAATATCTACATGGTGCAGAAGAAGGTGGCCACCTCCACCGACGGCAAATTCGGCAAACCGCTCAGCCGTGCCGACGTTTCCTTCACCAGGAAGCAGACCGGTCTCGACTATGCCCGTATCGAAACCCCGTACGACGGTATCTGTAATGTCTGCCATTCCTTTGAGAGCAAGCATTTCACCTATCGCAGCGGCGACAACCACAATACCGGCAGGATCTGCACCACCTGCCACGAGCACCGCTTCACCGACAGCCATGCCGACAAGCAGGCCTGCAATTCCTGCCACAACAACAAGCCGGTACCGCGCCACTCGGGATTCGGCCTGCCGAAGGACTGCACCAAGTGCCACGGCGGGGCGATCGGCATGCGCATGGACGTCATGGGGCAGTTCAGGGCCAATTCACATCATGTGCAGGGAGTGGAGATATCCAACAAGCACTGCTACGCCTGCCACTGGGAATCGACGCCAGAAGGGCTCATCGATGTGCGCTACCACGAAGGATTCAACTTCAAGAACTACTCCACCATCAAGTTTGCCAAGGTCGACCTGACGATCTGGGGAGCGAACCAGCGGCCGGTCTATTACAGCATGACGACCGCCGTCACCTTCACTGCATCCAACATGATGCAGGACACGGGTGTGGCCAGGGCAGAGGCGGCAAAACTGAACAACCACTGCATCTCCTGTCACAGCGATCAGAACAATGACTCGACGCCGTTCAGCGACTGCAAGACACCGCGGGAATACGCCTGGGACAGCCGGAGCATCGAAGCGCGCTACAACAGGCCTGAGACGACCACCTGGGGCAAATACAACTCCACCAGCTATTCGACGGCAAACAAGAAGGACAAGGTCATCAAGGCGTTCTCGGCGCATGGCAATGCAGTCGCTAACCAGGGTGGCTTCAAGAACTTCAGCGGCTTTGACGGCGTCATCCCGAATACCCGGGGAGGAGCCAACAACGTCACCTGTTTCGACTGCCACAGCTCCCACGGCTCCAAGGTTACCGGAATCAGCTCAAGTTACGTCACCTTCAATGGCACCCGCAACGGCGCCAACCTGAAGGAGACCCAGGCCGGCAAAGGTGGCTACAGCATGAGCTACAAGGCCTCGTCGAACCAGGACACCGGCACCGTGAACCCCTACAGCGCAGGGGCGGGCCAGTGCTTCGACTGCCACCTTACGCAGAATGCCGGGACCACCCCCTGGGGTTACCAGAGCACGTTCGGCGCCAGCGCGCCGATCATGGCCTACACGGATACGCTGCGGTTCGGCCAGGGGGTAAAGGCAATGACGGCACGCTACCCCTATCGCGACGCGAAGAAAACCATTGTCGGTGGCCACCTGAAGGCATCGGCCATGCTCAACTACACCACGGCGGCCAGCGACCGGATCAACGGCCTCTGCACGCCATGCCATGATCCCCACGGCGTCAGTCCGGGCATCGGAGCCAACCAGGAGTATGCCGTGCCACTGCTCAAGGGGACCTGGCTCTCCTCACCGTTCAGGGACGACACACCGCCACCGAACCCGACAGGGGCCAACAGCACGGCCATCTCCTGGGGCAAGGCAGGCGGCTACAGCCCCTCCACCCCGCCGGTGACCAACTACCGGCTAGAGAGGAACACCTTCTCCAACAAGCGTCTCAACGAGACCGACGCCCAGTTTGCCGGCCTCTGCATCCGCTGCCACAAAAAGGAAAAACTGACCGACGGCATCAACAAGAACACCGCCTTCAAGAGCCTGGACCGGATTCACGAATCGGTCTCGGGATGGGGTGCCAACAGCGAGCACTCGTTCTCCTGTTCCAAGTGCCACCAGCCGCACAACTCGGGCCTGCCCCGGCTGATGCAGACCAACTGCCTCAACTTCAACCATCGCGGCTTCCGGTCATCGGGGGGGCAGGCGGTCATGGCCGACACCGTTGACAGCCGGGCACATAGCCGCGCCAGTCAACATCGCGGCTACCCGGTCGCAAACATTCTCGGCAACTCCGCCACCTCCGAGGCGGCCACCAGCTGCCATGCCAGCGCGCCGCTCAATACCGGCACCTGGCCGAGCAACAACCTCTGGAACAACGTGACGCCATGGTAA